One genomic window of Quercus robur chromosome 6, dhQueRobu3.1, whole genome shotgun sequence includes the following:
- the LOC126688770 gene encoding F-box/kelch-repeat protein At1g16250 isoform X2, whose product MEPVNQCVIPGLPDDLALRCLAKLSHGHHGVLETVSTKWRDLIRSSDFASFKAREGWCGNWLFVLTEGSSNEWVAYDPEADIWHPLPKIPTTHADCKHVGFSCVSVCNRFLVIGGSYVPHDPVFPHQKPSRTNEVMQFDPYRKKWSRVASMRTPRSQFACSVISGKVYVAGGFNLSCTRGLALAEVYDPLTDKWEELPPMLNPQMNCLGLSYKGKFYVLSDRVGLPDEKTSEVLSPADRNWCTVEDIWPFSREMQFAAQVIGDDRVYTVVDLGESLIKTRYTDKGEWYNVGIVPSVILPDHPRPLEAFSYGFAALRHELYIVGGKVLKWEESGAGRFDIVKLGLVRVCDPSAIPLTWREIKPMCGSAYGSIIGCASLEERY is encoded by the exons AT GGAACCTGTGAATCAATGTGTCATTCCTGGATTGCCGGATGACTTGGCTTTGAGATGTTTAGCAAAGTTGTCCCATGGACACCATGGAGTGCTTGAAACTGTCTCAACAAAGTGGAGAGATTTAATCCGCAGCTCTGACTTTGCCAGTTTTAAAGCTAGAGAAGGGTGGTGTGGAAATTGGTTATTTGTTCTTACTGAAGGCTCTAGCAATGAGTGGGTTGCCTATGATCCTGAAGCTGATATATGGCATCCTCTGCCCAAGATTCCAACTACCCATGCTGACTGTAAACACGTTGGATTTTCATGTGTTAGTGTTTGCAATCGTTTCTTGGTGATTGGTGGATCATATGTGCCTCATGATCCTGTATTTCCCCATCAAAAGCCTTCTAGAACAAATGAGGTTATGCAGTTTGATCCATACAGAAAAAAGTGGAGTCGTGTAGCAAGCATGCGAACACCACGGTCTCAATTTGCTTGCAGTGTTATTTCTGGTAAGGTTTATGTAGCTGGGGGATTCAACTTATCCTGCACCAGAGGGCTCGCACTTGCTGAGGTTTATGATCCCTTGACAGACAA ATGGGAGGAATTGCCACCGATGCTCAATCCACAGATGAACTGCTTAGGCTTATCATATAAAGGCAAATTTTATGTTCTGAGTGACCGGGTGGGCCTGCCAGACGAGAAAACCTCTGAGGTTCTAAGTCCAGCAGACAGAAATTGGTGCACAGTAGAGGACATCTGGCCTTTCTCAAGGGAAATGCAATTTGCAGCTCAGGTGATAGGGGATGATCGTGTATATACTGTTGTAGATTTGGGTGAGAGCTTGATTAAAACAAGGTACACTGATAAAGGAGAGTGGTATAATGTGGGTATAGTTCCTTCGGTCATTCTCCCTGACCACCCCCGGCCATTGGAGGCCTTTAGTTATGGGTTTGCTGCATTGAGGCATGAATTGTATATCGTGGGAGGGAAAGTTCTCAAGTGGGAGGAATCAGGAGCTGGGAGGTTTGACATTGTAAAGTTGGGTTTGGTGAGAGTTTGTGACCCTTCTGCCATTCCATTAACATGGAGGGAAATTAAACCCATGTGTGGGTCAGCATATGGTTCTATCATAGGATGTGCATCCCTGGAAGAAAGATATTAG
- the LOC126688770 gene encoding F-box/kelch-repeat protein At1g16250 isoform X1: MEPVNQCVIPGLPDDLALRCLAKLSHGHHGVLETVSTKWRDLIRSSDFASFKAREGWCGNWLFVLTEGSSNEWVAYDPEADIWHPLPKIPTTHADCKHVGFSCVSVCNRFLVIGGSYVPHDPVFPHQKPSRTNEVMQFDPYRKKWSRVASMRTPRSQFACSVISGKVYVAGGFNLSCTRGLALAEVYDPLTDKSCRWEELPPMLNPQMNCLGLSYKGKFYVLSDRVGLPDEKTSEVLSPADRNWCTVEDIWPFSREMQFAAQVIGDDRVYTVVDLGESLIKTRYTDKGEWYNVGIVPSVILPDHPRPLEAFSYGFAALRHELYIVGGKVLKWEESGAGRFDIVKLGLVRVCDPSAIPLTWREIKPMCGSAYGSIIGCASLEERY, from the exons AT GGAACCTGTGAATCAATGTGTCATTCCTGGATTGCCGGATGACTTGGCTTTGAGATGTTTAGCAAAGTTGTCCCATGGACACCATGGAGTGCTTGAAACTGTCTCAACAAAGTGGAGAGATTTAATCCGCAGCTCTGACTTTGCCAGTTTTAAAGCTAGAGAAGGGTGGTGTGGAAATTGGTTATTTGTTCTTACTGAAGGCTCTAGCAATGAGTGGGTTGCCTATGATCCTGAAGCTGATATATGGCATCCTCTGCCCAAGATTCCAACTACCCATGCTGACTGTAAACACGTTGGATTTTCATGTGTTAGTGTTTGCAATCGTTTCTTGGTGATTGGTGGATCATATGTGCCTCATGATCCTGTATTTCCCCATCAAAAGCCTTCTAGAACAAATGAGGTTATGCAGTTTGATCCATACAGAAAAAAGTGGAGTCGTGTAGCAAGCATGCGAACACCACGGTCTCAATTTGCTTGCAGTGTTATTTCTGGTAAGGTTTATGTAGCTGGGGGATTCAACTTATCCTGCACCAGAGGGCTCGCACTTGCTGAGGTTTATGATCCCTTGACAGACAA AAGTTGCAGATGGGAGGAATTGCCACCGATGCTCAATCCACAGATGAACTGCTTAGGCTTATCATATAAAGGCAAATTTTATGTTCTGAGTGACCGGGTGGGCCTGCCAGACGAGAAAACCTCTGAGGTTCTAAGTCCAGCAGACAGAAATTGGTGCACAGTAGAGGACATCTGGCCTTTCTCAAGGGAAATGCAATTTGCAGCTCAGGTGATAGGGGATGATCGTGTATATACTGTTGTAGATTTGGGTGAGAGCTTGATTAAAACAAGGTACACTGATAAAGGAGAGTGGTATAATGTGGGTATAGTTCCTTCGGTCATTCTCCCTGACCACCCCCGGCCATTGGAGGCCTTTAGTTATGGGTTTGCTGCATTGAGGCATGAATTGTATATCGTGGGAGGGAAAGTTCTCAAGTGGGAGGAATCAGGAGCTGGGAGGTTTGACATTGTAAAGTTGGGTTTGGTGAGAGTTTGTGACCCTTCTGCCATTCCATTAACATGGAGGGAAATTAAACCCATGTGTGGGTCAGCATATGGTTCTATCATAGGATGTGCATCCCTGGAAGAAAGATATTAG
- the LOC126688768 gene encoding rhomboid-like protein 14, mitochondrial, whose protein sequence is MERGRGRMLPLLALHAASEFYRLERKPPVTAALLAANTLIYLRPGFLHSILPSIDQVWFNPYLILRHRDLKRFFLSAFYHLGDSHLVYNMISLLWKGIQLETSMGSAEFASMVAALLTMSQGITLILAKSLLLFFDYKKAYYSEYAVGFSGVLFAMKVVLNSHSENYTYVHGLVVPERYAAWAELILIQMFVPGVSFLGHLGGILAGILYLRLKGGYSGSDPLTVLFKGLAGALSWPVKLIRKFFGSQQRRISGRGTVGRNRADTGRTPSDVWRCQECTFDNSGWLSICEMCGTNRSSNGNGFSSRQSLHHSRDPSLEEVRRRRIDRFGR, encoded by the exons ATGGAGAGAGGAAGAGGGAGAATGTTGCCGTTGCTGGCGCTTCACGCGGCGAGCGAGTTTTACAGGCTTGAGAGGAAGCCACCTGTTACGGCTGCACTTCTCGCTGCCAATACTCTGATTTATTTGAGACCCGGATTTCTCCATTCTATTCTTCCTTCCATTGATCAAGTCTGGTTCAATCCCTATCTCATCCTCAGG CACAGGGACTTGAAGCGATTTTTCTTGTCAGCATTCTACCATTTGGGCGACTCTCATCTGGTCTATAACATGATATCACTCTTATGGAAGGGGATTCAATTGGAAACTTCAATGGGAAGTGCTGAATTTGCCTCTATGGTTGCTGCTCTTCTTACTATGTCCCAGGGAATCACACTTATACTAGCAAAATCCCTTCTCTTGTTCTTTGACTATAAGAAGGCATACTACTCTGAGTATGCTGTTGGATTTTCTGGTGTTCTCTTTGCCATGAAAGTTGTTCTTAATTCTCATTCAGAAAACTACACTTATGTGCATGGACTAGTAGTGCCAGAGAGATATGCTGCATGGGCAGAGTTGATTCTCATCCAAATGTTTGTACCTGGTGTCTCATTCCTCGGTCACCTAGGTGGAATACTTGCTGGGATTCTCTATCTGCGTTTGAAAGGTGGATATTCAGGTTCAGACCCATTGACTGTACTCTTTAAAGGTCTAGCTGGTGCATTGAGCTGGCCTGTGAAGCTTATAAGGAAGTTCTTTGGGTCCCAGCAGCGGAGGATTTCTGGTAGGGGAACTGTTGGTAGGAATCGTGCTGACACAGGAAGGACTCCATCTGATGTGTGGAGATGCCAAGAATGCACATTTGATAATTCTGGTTGGTTAAGTATTTGTGAGATGTGTGGAACAAATCGAAGTAGCAATGGAAATGGATTTTCTTCCCGTCAATCATTACATCATTCCCGTGACCCTTCTTTAGAAGAAGTACGGCGTCGGAGGATTGACAGATTTGGGAGATGA